AGTCTGTCTCGCCTTCCGTTGTGGAACTAGGTTCGGAGCTTACTTACAGGATCGAAATATCGAACCCCAGTTCCATAGCCACAATCACTGAGCTCAAAATAACGGACAATATTCCAGAAGGAACGAAATATGTAATAGGAAGCACCACAATCGGCGGGGTCTCTTCCGAACCGGCAGTAACCGGCAATCGACTTATTTTCGATAGTCTTGGTTCTCTGGGACCCGGAGAAACGATCATCATTATCTACAAGTTGAAGCTCGAGGAGTTTTTTGGAGAGTCTCTGAAAAACAGGGTGACCGCTACCGGAAAGATGTTTTCGGAGGAGTTCGTCTCGGAGGTAGAGACAGAACCGGTCGTCTCTAAAGCGACCGTACTAAGACCTATGAATCAGGGCTCGGGTATTGTGGGCAGATTGTATCTTGACAACAACGGAAATGGATTTTACGATTCAGAGGACACGGCCCCTTCACCAACGAGGATCTTCCTTGAAGACGGTTCCTTCGTCCTCTCCGATGAAGAAGGGCTGTTCCATTTTGAAAGACTGAAACCGGGAACACACTCTATAAAGGTTGACATCGACGTTACTAATTACGAGCTTTCGACGATTCAGGACGGGCGTTCGTTACGTAACGAAAGATCTTTCATCTTCCAGTCTTTACCGGGTATCTATTCAATAATTGACATTCCTCTTGTAACGAAGCAAGTCCCGCTCGAATCAATAGATATTAAGGACCCCACGCTTCTGAAGGGAATCAATGGAAGGTCTGCCATAATCTCCTCTGTAATCTCTTCTGAGATAATCGATGGTTCAGGTGACGGGTATATCTTCTATCCGGTGGACGGACAGGAATTTGTCGGTTCGGAGAGAATTCCTGTAGAAATCGCGGTCCCTTCTGAAAGCAGCTTCTCGCTTTATGTAAACGATGTGCTAATTCCGGAAAGCCAGGTTGGCCAGAGGGCCACCGATAAGCTGCAGGAATGGCTGTTTGTGAAGTACTACAACGTGAAGCTAATTCCCGGAACGAATTATCTAAGAGTTGAATGGAAGGACAGAAACTACGAGGATAGCCACGAGATTCAGATCTACCTTTCGGGAAAACCTCAAAGAATAGAGATAGTAACTGAGCCAGGGATAATTACTGCCGACGGAATAACCGAAGCGGTATTGACTATCTCCCTTGTGGACGAGAAGGGAGTTCCTTCCTCAGTAGGCGGCACACTGATAATCGAAGGACTCGAAGCCGAGGAGGCAGTTGAGGAAAGCGGTGGCTGGGATGGTAGAGTTCTGAGACTGGAGAACGGTGTAGCCACTCTTAAACTGAAGCCCAGGTCAAAGGCGGGTTTATTGGAATTTACTGTCAAATATTCCGACCTCTCGGCCGATGCAAGTATAGAGTACAGGGTAGAAGAAAGGCCCCCACTAGTAACTGGATTCACAGACCTACAATACACCCTTTCGACCGGCAAGATCGCGTTGAAAGGAAGTCTTTTCAGCCGTTTTAACTTGGGGGACTCCCTGCTAACCTTCAGAATAGGTGAAGAGGCGTCGGGAAATTTCGACTCGTACTTAACTCACGGAAACAAATCAGAGGCAGGAACGCTGGCTTCCTCAAACAAATGGTATTTCTTCCGTTTCGAAAAGGGCCTTTTCAATTTACAGCTCGGGGATTATTCTTTCGACGATCTGGCGGACTTCGGTCTCTCTTCCAGAGGCAACGGGCTCTCAAGCGAGTATCACGGAGAGAGCCTATCATATTCATTCTTCGCAAATCCCGTCTTCGGAGAGGTGAAAAAGGAGGTATTCAGGGGCGAGGGAATAAGAGGCCCTTACTATCTGGAGGAATCTCCAATACAGAGCAGCGAAACAATAATGATCGTCACCAGAGACAGGGACGGCGAAGTGATAAATAGCGAGCTCATGAAAAGCGGCAGAGACTACGTCCTCTACAATAGCGGGATGTTAATCTTCAGCAGTCCAGTGCCGTATTTTGACATCGATTTCAATCCAGTATTCATTGAAATCGAATACTATGTTGAATCTTCGCTGCCAGGCGATTTAGATTTGATGGGAAGAATGAATTATGAACTTGACGAATGGGAATTTGAAGTAGCGGGCATGATCGAAGGATTCAGATCTGGACATCGGTTTGTTGTGCTTGACGTTTCAAAACCTATTTCAGAAACTATGCAAATGGATATGAACATGCAGCTTGCCTTCGATGACGGTAATGCGGGATTTAGAACCGATTCCTCTTTGAGATTTGGCAATGAATTTCTCGACGGGAGCCTTGCAGCCCATCTCGATAGAGAATTCGTTGCTCCTGGAAGCTCGAAGGAATCTTCCGGCTTTGGAATTGATTTATCACTGGCTCCGAAAGTTCTGGGATTGAAGATACTGTCAGGATACAACTATGATAAGAAGACCTCGCTCGGAACGCTCTCTTTTGAATTGCTAAAGGATTTCGTTCTTGGAGAAACGCTTCTTGAAACTTCTCTAAAAGAGACTTTGATACACCGTGATGGGAATATGGATAACGAAATCAGGGCAATCATGAAGCCAGTGTTCTCCGGAAAGGATTTCAAGTTCAGGGGTGAGGTCAGCATTGGACTGAAGAATCTCGATCCAATCATGGGAATGATTCTGGGGGCGGACTTCGGAGTGAATGAGACGCTCTTTGCCGGAGGAGATCTCGTCTTTGACTATTCAAGCGGAGAAGAAAACAGATTATCCCTTTCTCCCTATTTACTGAAGAGATTCGACGAGGTTTCACTGGTTGCCCGGGAGAAAATTGAGATCCTCCCTTCGCTTGAGTTTTCGACCGTCATAGGTTTTGGGTTAAATATGGATCACGGCAAATTCGATATTGAAGCAACCCTCGCCGAAAAGCTGTCAATAGGCGCGGGATATACGGCTTCTTTTTCTCCAGACATTGTAGATATCGAGCTTCTTCTCCAGGCTAATCACACGCTGGGTGGTACAGAAACCGAGAACTTCTACTCAATTCATTTCGGCGTTGAAAACAGGGAAATTGAAGATCTGAAGCTAGCCTTCGACGCAGACTTAAAACTCGATGGAAGCCTTAGCTTTGCGAGAATGCTTTTCGAGAGCAGCGGGGAGTACTCGGGATTCGAAAGACTAAGACCCGCTTACCATATGCTTTACTCAAACAGCCCTGCCGTTGAGACAAGCAGATTTGAAGCCCAGGCGGAGCTTGCCTATGTGCCCGATCTCAGAAGACCTCTAGTTCTACTCTTCCAGGCCGATTACTATTCCCAAACAAGAGAGGGGATAAAGGACACAGAGGGAAGCCTATCAATCGATTCCGCATTCTGGATGGACAAAACAATGAATTTTTCGCTTACTGGAGAGTTGTACCTGAAGAAGAGCTCACTCTACATGATCGGCGGCCTAAGGATAGAAAAGACACTCATGGATCTGCTTTCTATCTCCGGTTCGGGGTATCTTGTACTGGACAAATCAGGTAGACTCTACAACCGATACATAGTTGAAATGGGGATAACTCCCCTCCCCGACACACAGATTTATGCAGGATATGGCTGGGGCTCTCTAGAAGAAAGTTTCATAGGGAATCTCCAAAAGAACGGCTTCTATTTCGGAATGAGATTCAAATTCGATGACAGCTGGTTCTTCAAGAAGAAGAAGGAAGGAAGGTTGAACCTATACTTCTTCGAGGACAGAAACCTTGATCAAATCATGGAAACCAGCGAAAAACCCGTTCCAGTAAGAGTCAAAATCGGAGATACGGAATATCAAAGCGATGAGAGAGGCTTAATAGAGATCGATCTTCCCGCCGGTCTCCATACCGTAGAGTTGATCGAATACCCTTCGGGAATGATTTCTCTTGTCAGCGGCCCTTTAGAGATCAGCGTTCCCGAGTCAGGTGTCAGGAATTTTTACTGGCCCTTCATGAAATCTCCGGCATACTTGAACGTAGCGGTATTTGTGGATTCCAACACTTCAGGCCAGTTTGAAGAAGGAGAGGAATACATTGAAAGTTTTTCAGTAAGCGTTAGCGAGGAATCGATATTCACAACTTCGGGAACACTTACGGTGCCGGTGACTCCTGGAGAAATGAAGCTTTCACTCGATCTGGCTTCATTTGGAGAAGGAGTAAGCATAACTACTGGAGCCGTTGATATTAATGTAGAGCTTGAAGCCGGGGAGATAGAGAGCGTTCGTTTTGGAATCGCGTACGAGAGAAGGATGGAAGTCACGTTATTTGATGATCTCAATGGAAACGGCACAAGAGAAACGGAGGAACCTCTTCTCGATGCCTCGGGTGTCCTTACGATCGGCGGCCGTCCCTTCAGAGTGAATTCGCAGACTATTCTGGAAGGAGTCTCTTCGGGAAAAAGCCAGGTGGTCCTTTCAATGGAGAAGGGATTTGAGCGGCTTTACTCACGCACGACGGAAATCGAGACAGTCGAAGTAGACGAAAAAGGCGATACTCGACTGGAAATTGGTTTCGCAAAACGAAGCTCGCTAAACATTTCCATAATTGACGAGTCTGGAGATTATCTGTACGAAGTCGTTAGCCTAAACGTCGATGGAGTCGAATTCCAGGTCTTCGGATTTATAGAACTTGTAGGACTTGTATTCGGGGAACATTTAGTTGAAGTAATCGACTTGCCTAAGGGATATGTAGTCTCGGACAATTTCAGGACTGTATGGCTCGAACCTGGTTCAAAGGGAGATCTATCCATCTCAGTCGAGAAAGAGTGAAGCTAACCTCTTTCTAAAAGCTTAAGTCATACACTTATCTAAATCAAAAACATGTCGGTGTACAGAATGATCGGTTTATAGACAGATGAAGAACATTGTAAATGAAAATCTTCAGCATGCGACAATGGTCTGAGTAAAAAAAATTCGCGATTTGTCACAATTGTTGCACTGTGCAAATCATTGCAGAGCAGCGTCCAAAAAAACCTGAATACTATGCTTTAATTGCTTTCCATAAGTGCTTCACTACAAAACCTTTCAGGAGCGAAACTCAAAAAGTCGCTAACTTAATGAAGAAAGAACGTTGTCTATGATAATCAAAATTCTGAAACTAAGGATAGTACTTCGGAAAAACTTACTCCAATTATTGTCACTGAATTTCTGCGATTGGGCAAATGAATGGTTCTTTTGAAAGAGATGACTTCGAATACTTGCAGCAAGAAAATTCTATAATCATTCGTCAACAATCAACTCATGGGCAACACTCGAAAATCCCTTGTCCGCTTCCTGTGCTTCCCCAGCTGCTAACCTCTACATCGAACTGCTCCGTATCTTGATTCCAGTCGATGCTTATTGAACCTGTCGGAGTTCTGTAGGCCCACGCATAATAAAGTGTACAGCACTCCTCACCCTTTACTAGCTTGGTCTCAATGCGTGCTTCGCCGGAGACGATCTTTGACTCTGAAGTGTAATTGCATGCCAGAGGTGGACCGCTGCATTCGAGACTCCAACTGATCTTGCCTCTCTCTGCTCCCCAGAGCCATTTGATGATAACGCTGCCAGTCTTCTCTCCAGCAACCGGTAAGAACTCCTCTTCCACAACGACACTTCCAATTATTGAATCCCAGACTATGTTATTCTCATCCACTAGGGCGATGGTTGTGAACTCCGAACCGGAACCAACAGTTCTCCAGTTCAATTTGACCTTGTGCTGCCCCAGTTCAACAAGCTCCTCAACCGACTCGGCAAATTCGTCCTGGTCAGCAGACGGAATTGAAGAGAGAAGAATTATCGATGCAAAGGAAGGATCTATTATGTCTATCTGGAAAAGCCGAACGGAATCGGGATCTGTAAGCAACTCGAGTGTTTCCTTTAGGTCATTGTCATTAGCTATCGTTCCACGGTAATCCCAGGAGATCAGTTCGAGTGAATTCGAGAATAGAAGATTCCAATCGTTCATGACAGCTTCTACGGAGTTCTTCACTTTGTCGGGAGTTCCATTTAAACTGAAACACCCGGCGAAAAACAAAACAATGAAAAGTACTATTCCAGCGGAAAAAAGGTATTTCTTCATAACAATCGTCTCCTTTATCCCGATCGTTTATCTCCTATTTAAGTTTACCAGTTCTTCCTGAAAAGTGATTCTCTCCAGTTGAGTCTGTAATTAATGTGTATCCACGTCATCGAATAACAGGGCAAACATATGAAAGACATCACAAAGATCTTTGAAGTTGTCGGATTTCTCATCTCTTTGAATCTTTCGTATGCTTCGGTAATCACGGTTTTATCAGCATCATTGAAGATCGTCAGGCCTGGACTTACGAGACTCCAGGGTCTTCAATATTTTCGTCCAATTCGCAATCCTTGTGGAAAGGGATATTGAAGTCGAGAAAAACCCGTTAGCAGTGGAGAAAGAGGGGTGAACACAGCGTGCTTTCACATGGAATCCATAGCTTCTATCAGAACGAGATCTCTCCACTTTCGTTGCTTTTCCCAGCATCGGTCGAATAGAATTCTAATATGAAGAATCCAGCGCTAAAAGTAGCGTTTCTGTACATATTATTCGGAATTCTGTGGATACTCCTGTCGGATATAGTTGTAGACTGGATGTTCGTTGACAGAAGTATCGCAACTCATGCACAGACTTACAAAGGCTGGGCCTTTGTGCTCTTCAGCGGGATTCTCTTCTACTTTCTCATTTACCGTGAGTTCAGCGAGAAAAACAAAACTCAACTTGAACTCGTGAAGCAGAAAGACTTTTCCGACGCAGTCCTCGACACGGCGGGCGTTTTTGTTGCAGTATTCAATAGCGAAGGAATCATTGTCTTCTCAAACGAGACTTTCGAGGAGATTCTCTCACTCAAATCGGAGGATATGGTTGGAAGGAATTGCTCCGAAGTATTCGCAACCCCCGATCTTGCAAACTGGATCGAGAAGACTGTAAGCAGAACACCGGACAAGAAGGTAGAGAACTTCTATGAGGCCGATTTAGAAACCTCGTCGGCTACTCTACATGTCCGATGGGCACTGAGCAATCTTACAAGCTGGAAAGGGGAACATGATTACTTCGTTTTGACAGGTGTAGACATAACTCAACTGGTAGAATCCGAAAGAAGCGCAACGCATAGACTGGCAAATATTCGTGCATTGCACGAAATTGATATGGCAGTCAGCTATCACTTCGAGCTTGAAAAGATGCTGGATGTCTTTCTCGAAAGATTGATCTCGAGGCTTGGCGTAGATGGCGCCGATGTCTTCTTGATTGACAATAGCCGTAGTGTTCTGAGATACGCTCATGGAATGGGAATAGTCACTGGAGAAATGGACTTCAGAGAACTTCCATTGGAAGGAACAATACCTGGTTCAGTTGCTTCGTCGGGAAAGCCTTACTCCGGTCCGTTGGACACCTCTAGCAATCCCGAATGCCCAAGGCTCAAGAACCTGATAGATATGAAAGTGAAGGACTATCATGCTGTACCTCTTGAAACAAGAGGAAGAATTCTGGGAGTCCTTGAAACATTTGACACGATGCAGATTCACAGAGATAGTGAATGGAACGACTTTCTTCAGACGCTCGCGGCACAAGCTTCACTCGCGATAGATGTTGCTCTGATGATCGACAATTTGAGAGAAAGCAACAGAAAGATCGCAAAAGCCTACGATCAGACCCTGGAAGTTCTTGCAGGAACACTGGAAATGAGAGACATGGACACCGAGGAACACTCAAGGAGAGTAACCGATCTTACAGTTCAACTTGCCAAGAAGATGGAGGTAACGGAAGAAGAACTGGAGAGTATTTATCGAGGAGCATTGCTTCACGATATTGGCAAGATTTCAATACCAGACAGCGTTCTATTGAAGAAAGGGCCTCTCACTGAAGAAGAATGGAGAATAATGAGAACTCATCCTGTAACCGCATATGAAGTCTTGTCGCAAGTGGAGTACCTCCGGCCTTCACTGGATATTCCTTACTGTCACCATGAACGCTGGGACGGAAGCGGATATCCCCGCGGACTCAAAGGAGAGGAGATCCCTCTCGCAGCGAGGATATTCGCAGTTGTAGATGTATACGACGCACTGACTTCTGATCGACCCTACCGAAAGGCCTGGAGCAAAGAAAAAACGATTGAATACCTTCTTGAGAACTCAGGATCTCAGTTTGACAGGCACGTTGTAAAAGAATTCCTTGAAATCCTTGAAAGTTATCCTCCACTATGATCTTCTACTACCAGGATCTCAATTTCACTCCTGATGAACCCCTCCGCAATTACACCTAAAAGTGGCGATTGCAATAGTGTCCCATTCAAGAGTTATCGTTATGTCGGCAACCTCATAGGTAGTGCCATCAACAAGCCAATCTTCAAAATGATACCCGGCATCAGGCGTTGCGCTCAAATTGACCTCAGCACCCTTATCATAGGAATATATTCCGACATCGGGACTAACGGTTCCCCTTCCGGACTTATAGATTTCTAGAGTAACTTTTTCCACCTCTTGCACAAACGTGGCCGAAACTGACTTATCACGGTCCATAACAACTGAAACGTTCTGGCTATCTGAGTAATTAGAACCATCTAAGTACCACGCTTCAAAACCCCATCCTTCTGCGGGAGTAGCCGAAAGCAGGACGGTGGTTCCCTCTATGTAGTTGTGATTTCCGACTGAAGGACTAACGGAACCCTGACCGGCTGGCTGAGCCATTGTCAAGGTAAAAACTGTTGGCGGCTCTTCAACAAAAAAGGCCTTAGCCGTCTTGCTGGCATTCATTGTGATTGTTATCTGCTCAGAACCTGAGAAGAATTCCCCATCTATCTGCCAGAAATCAAAGTCCCAGCCGTCGGACGGTGTTGCAGCAAGGGAAACCTCGGAGCCCTCTTCATAAACACTGTTCCCGACGGCAGGTTCGACATCTCCACTACCTGAAGGTTCAAGCATTGTAAGTGTGTGAGTCTTACGAACAAAAATGGCCCTCACGTTTCTATCAGTGTTCATTGTGAGTTCGGCTTCATGTTCAGTGGAATAGACTGCATCTTCGACAAGCCAGTGTTCAAAGAGCCACCCTTCTGCCGGTGTCGCTTGAAGTGTTAAAGACTTTCCTGCATCATACTTGTGATCTCCGACAGCCGGAGCAACCGCTCCCTGACCAATTGGTTCGTGCATAGATAGAGTGACCGAAGCCACAGGCTCCTCGTTGAAAAAAGCCTTTACTATTTTATCTGCGTCCATAAACAATTCCGTCTCTGCTTCACTCGAATAGAAAACGCCGTCAACCTGCCATCGATCGAATTCCCAGCCTTCTGTCGGAGTAGCTGAAAGACCGACCAAGGTAGAATAATCAAACTGATACTCTCCCGGTTCTGGTGAGACACTTCCCTCTCCTTCTTCATCTTCCATGGTTAAGGTAACCGGTTGTCTCGAGAAGAAGGCTTTGATGGTTTTTTCAGAATCCATAACCAGCTTTGTCTCTTTCTCATTTGAATAGAATTCCTCATCTACCTCCCATCGGTCGAAGTCCCACCCGTCGTCCGGCACTGCCAGAAGATCTACAGACGTGTTGATCAAGTGTTTATGATTTCCGGGAAGGGGCTGAACCTCTCCTCCCTCATCTGGCTCGAGCATAGTTAGAGTTACGGTCTTGAAGATACACCCAGTAGATAGGAAGACAAAAGAAATTGCTGCAACGAAGATCATAAGTTTGTGAAACCTGAGTTTTCCATTCCTGTAGGTTCTCATAAAAAACCTCCCAAATACATATTTATCTTCCGCGTTTCACGGTCCTCTCTCAACCGTATTATATTCCCGATTGTTTGTGAAAAAAATCATTATCAACAGTCATCCAATGATAGGTGACCCTAATCTATTAATGGTTGCAATCTTATCTGCCAAAAATTCTCACGGGACATAGAAGAAGGTCAACGTCCACGCATGCTTTTGCAGAAGCACTATAA
The sequence above is a segment of the Mesotoga sp. BH458_6_3_2_1 genome. Coding sequences within it:
- a CDS encoding DUF11 domain-containing protein; translated protein: MNKRVLISIILIVTSGIALALTPAGTKIENIASARFHNSDGNMLTVFSEKVFTTVMPVYGFTIKPDGTFERPGQEIDGVVGKLVNAHFTVTNYGNSPTVISLEALQVFQDDVEEEIQLVAADTSKKSVLGFEGIYYDENENGSVDSNEPLIEEIALETGESARIIAEFVVESVGEEYDSCFLNVIGSDLAGNKDDDNIARVNVREEQLVSASKYLSQEEVVPGTTQSYTIEFTNGYDIDLHWVKFTDYIDFKGLSLDGILLPDSISSNLQFTARFFDGENWSDTLPERDEDIKGFELTFIDVPAKGKITVEFDVIFPPGAKPGNRFNEGTIEYSVLGETKQIETNEVEFAIVPFQTPMIGPLNYPEAAEMTDEDTTISTETVYEGQTVIFLHTVKNGGNVPGVMDLLVGSANFEDADWSLVFYDISGELLKDSDSNGLVDVGIVLPGEEVDVKLEVVVPTCLTGDNDGNTFKFLPETRVGEKANRTIDIIPVLLGADSIDIEKSLISGSLVLPGEEVQYSISVTNKNFESSGRIVVTDQISDMLSDPFDIEVTTEATVSFENSSRTLIVEFESLDPLESVSISFKCRTMEDLPEGSIIENSASAFGKGTEVVSGTVSSKVYHGRLELIKSVSPSVVELGSELTYRIEISNPSSIATITELKITDNIPEGTKYVIGSTTIGGVSSEPAVTGNRLIFDSLGSLGPGETIIIIYKLKLEEFFGESLKNRVTATGKMFSEEFVSEVETEPVVSKATVLRPMNQGSGIVGRLYLDNNGNGFYDSEDTAPSPTRIFLEDGSFVLSDEEGLFHFERLKPGTHSIKVDIDVTNYELSTIQDGRSLRNERSFIFQSLPGIYSIIDIPLVTKQVPLESIDIKDPTLLKGINGRSAIISSVISSEIIDGSGDGYIFYPVDGQEFVGSERIPVEIAVPSESSFSLYVNDVLIPESQVGQRATDKLQEWLFVKYYNVKLIPGTNYLRVEWKDRNYEDSHEIQIYLSGKPQRIEIVTEPGIITADGITEAVLTISLVDEKGVPSSVGGTLIIEGLEAEEAVEESGGWDGRVLRLENGVATLKLKPRSKAGLLEFTVKYSDLSADASIEYRVEERPPLVTGFTDLQYTLSTGKIALKGSLFSRFNLGDSLLTFRIGEEASGNFDSYLTHGNKSEAGTLASSNKWYFFRFEKGLFNLQLGDYSFDDLADFGLSSRGNGLSSEYHGESLSYSFFANPVFGEVKKEVFRGEGIRGPYYLEESPIQSSETIMIVTRDRDGEVINSELMKSGRDYVLYNSGMLIFSSPVPYFDIDFNPVFIEIEYYVESSLPGDLDLMGRMNYELDEWEFEVAGMIEGFRSGHRFVVLDVSKPISETMQMDMNMQLAFDDGNAGFRTDSSLRFGNEFLDGSLAAHLDREFVAPGSSKESSGFGIDLSLAPKVLGLKILSGYNYDKKTSLGTLSFELLKDFVLGETLLETSLKETLIHRDGNMDNEIRAIMKPVFSGKDFKFRGEVSIGLKNLDPIMGMILGADFGVNETLFAGGDLVFDYSSGEENRLSLSPYLLKRFDEVSLVAREKIEILPSLEFSTVIGFGLNMDHGKFDIEATLAEKLSIGAGYTASFSPDIVDIELLLQANHTLGGTETENFYSIHFGVENREIEDLKLAFDADLKLDGSLSFARMLFESSGEYSGFERLRPAYHMLYSNSPAVETSRFEAQAELAYVPDLRRPLVLLFQADYYSQTREGIKDTEGSLSIDSAFWMDKTMNFSLTGELYLKKSSLYMIGGLRIEKTLMDLLSISGSGYLVLDKSGRLYNRYIVEMGITPLPDTQIYAGYGWGSLEESFIGNLQKNGFYFGMRFKFDDSWFFKKKKEGRLNLYFFEDRNLDQIMETSEKPVPVRVKIGDTEYQSDERGLIEIDLPAGLHTVELIEYPSGMISLVSGPLEISVPESGVRNFYWPFMKSPAYLNVAVFVDSNTSGQFEEGEEYIESFSVSVSEESIFTTSGTLTVPVTPGEMKLSLDLASFGEGVSITTGAVDINVELEAGEIESVRFGIAYERRMEVTLFDDLNGNGTRETEEPLLDASGVLTIGGRPFRVNSQTILEGVSSGKSQVVLSMEKGFERLYSRTTEIETVEVDEKGDTRLEIGFAKRSSLNISIIDESGDYLYEVVSLNVDGVEFQVFGFIELVGLVFGEHLVEVIDLPKGYVVSDNFRTVWLEPGSKGDLSISVEKE
- a CDS encoding HD domain-containing phosphohydrolase — its product is MKNPALKVAFLYILFGILWILLSDIVVDWMFVDRSIATHAQTYKGWAFVLFSGILFYFLIYREFSEKNKTQLELVKQKDFSDAVLDTAGVFVAVFNSEGIIVFSNETFEEILSLKSEDMVGRNCSEVFATPDLANWIEKTVSRTPDKKVENFYEADLETSSATLHVRWALSNLTSWKGEHDYFVLTGVDITQLVESERSATHRLANIRALHEIDMAVSYHFELEKMLDVFLERLISRLGVDGADVFLIDNSRSVLRYAHGMGIVTGEMDFRELPLEGTIPGSVASSGKPYSGPLDTSSNPECPRLKNLIDMKVKDYHAVPLETRGRILGVLETFDTMQIHRDSEWNDFLQTLAAQASLAIDVALMIDNLRESNRKIAKAYDQTLEVLAGTLEMRDMDTEEHSRRVTDLTVQLAKKMEVTEEELESIYRGALLHDIGKISIPDSVLLKKGPLTEEEWRIMRTHPVTAYEVLSQVEYLRPSLDIPYCHHERWDGSGYPRGLKGEEIPLAARIFAVVDVYDALTSDRPYRKAWSKEKTIEYLLENSGSQFDRHVVKEFLEILESYPPL
- a CDS encoding InlB B-repeat-containing protein, which produces MRTYRNGKLRFHKLMIFVAAISFVFLSTGCIFKTVTLTMLEPDEGGEVQPLPGNHKHLINTSVDLLAVPDDGWDFDRWEVDEEFYSNEKETKLVMDSEKTIKAFFSRQPVTLTMEDEEGEGSVSPEPGEYQFDYSTLVGLSATPTEGWEFDRWQVDGVFYSSEAETELFMDADKIVKAFFNEEPVASVTLSMHEPIGQGAVAPAVGDHKYDAGKSLTLQATPAEGWLFEHWLVEDAVYSTEHEAELTMNTDRNVRAIFVRKTHTLTMLEPSGSGDVEPAVGNSVYEEGSEVSLAATPSDGWDFDFWQIDGEFFSGSEQITITMNASKTAKAFFVEEPPTVFTLTMAQPAGQGSVSPSVGNHNYIEGTTVLLSATPAEGWGFEAWYLDGSNYSDSQNVSVVMDRDKSVSATFVQEVEKVTLEIYKSGRGTVSPDVGIYSYDKGAEVNLSATPDAGYHFEDWLVDGTTYEVADITITLEWDTIAIATFRCNCGGVHQE